CGGAGGCTTCTACGGCCTCAACCACCGCCCGCAAATCGAGGGCGGCCTGCTCGCGGACGAGGCGGCGGCGCTGCTGCGGGCCTTTTTCCGCGAGCGACGTTGACCGCAGCAGCGAGCGGCCGCCGCGGTTGCTCACGGTTCTCTGCGCCTTTTGTTCCAAGGCTCGACGTGA
The sequence above is drawn from the Acidobacteriota bacterium genome and encodes:
- a CDS encoding tRNA-specific adenosine deaminase — its product is GGFYGLNHRPQIEGGLLADEAAALLRAFFRERR